One genomic segment of Salinigranum rubrum includes these proteins:
- a CDS encoding PGF-CTERM-anchored ABC transporter substrate-binding protein, translating to MSTRLSVFAIVVLVVSVAAPVGVGTVAAETGGCTFPVSATDDTGTTVSLSEAPDRIVTLNPSAAQTVYEISASDDPAWDRVVGISQFGTYLPGASGKTVVGNGRSDATVEQTIALDPDLVLAPNTITDATVQQLRSAGLTVYKFRDAASIDGTAPSGSTTVVEKTRLTGRLVGECNGATDTADTMERELDIVRDALRDEERPKALYYFFGYTAGSDTFIDEILTIGGVENVAAGVDSGFFVINSETVIAENPEWIVLNGDEYSEARVPAGPNGAFAETTAAEEGNAVVLDANEISQPAPRVMNAILDVVKAVHPDAYNEEIRDRLDRSEELGGAKQVRSTTLSDGNVRLEARNLGRDRQVSFAVPARENATARLHRLNVSLSALNPSFTVDLRYPDPAEGPPGLNGTYAFSRFSLETNGLPEEDVDRLRFRFSVNGSALADRSAAAEDVTLYRHNGTAWSALDTRVVNETNDTVVFEATSPGASTFVVGVPETDAAQAVTATPSPEQTTAVSVSEPTTTPEQTTTPTTPSTATSMATTDTSAPGFGIVAAVVAVALTIFVRRTRTRE from the coding sequence ATGTCCACGCGACTCTCTGTCTTCGCTATCGTGGTACTCGTCGTCTCGGTGGCCGCCCCCGTCGGCGTCGGGACGGTCGCCGCGGAGACCGGCGGTTGTACGTTCCCGGTTTCGGCGACCGACGACACCGGGACGACCGTCTCGCTCTCGGAGGCCCCCGACCGCATCGTCACGCTGAACCCGAGCGCCGCACAGACCGTCTACGAGATATCGGCGTCCGACGACCCCGCCTGGGACCGCGTCGTCGGTATCTCACAGTTCGGCACGTACCTCCCCGGGGCGTCGGGGAAGACGGTCGTCGGGAACGGCCGTTCCGACGCCACCGTCGAGCAGACCATCGCGCTCGACCCGGACCTCGTCCTCGCGCCGAACACGATCACCGACGCGACCGTCCAGCAACTCCGCAGCGCGGGGCTGACCGTCTACAAGTTCCGCGACGCGGCGTCGATCGACGGGACCGCTCCGTCGGGGAGCACGACCGTCGTCGAGAAGACGCGGCTGACCGGGCGGCTCGTCGGCGAGTGCAACGGCGCGACCGACACCGCGGACACGATGGAGCGCGAACTCGACATCGTCCGCGACGCCCTCCGCGACGAGGAGCGGCCGAAGGCGCTGTACTATTTCTTCGGCTACACCGCCGGATCTGACACGTTCATCGACGAGATTCTGACCATCGGCGGCGTCGAAAACGTCGCCGCCGGCGTCGACAGCGGCTTCTTCGTCATCAACTCGGAGACGGTCATCGCCGAGAACCCCGAGTGGATCGTGCTCAACGGCGACGAGTACAGCGAGGCGCGCGTCCCCGCGGGACCGAACGGCGCGTTCGCCGAGACGACGGCAGCCGAGGAGGGCAACGCCGTCGTCCTCGACGCGAACGAGATCTCACAGCCCGCGCCCCGCGTGATGAACGCCATCCTCGACGTCGTCAAGGCCGTCCATCCCGACGCTTACAACGAAGAGATCCGTGACCGACTCGACCGTTCCGAGGAACTCGGCGGCGCGAAGCAGGTCCGAAGTACGACGCTCTCCGACGGGAACGTCCGACTCGAAGCGCGGAACCTCGGTCGCGACCGGCAGGTGAGCTTCGCCGTTCCCGCCCGAGAGAACGCCACGGCGCGACTGCACCGGCTGAACGTCTCGCTCTCGGCGCTGAACCCCTCGTTCACCGTCGACCTCCGGTATCCCGACCCGGCGGAGGGCCCGCCCGGACTGAACGGGACGTACGCGTTCTCGCGGTTCTCGCTGGAGACGAACGGGCTTCCCGAGGAGGACGTCGACAGGCTCCGCTTCCGGTTCAGCGTGAACGGCTCGGCGCTGGCCGACCGGAGCGCGGCCGCCGAAGACGTCACGCTGTACCGACACAACGGCACCGCCTGGAGCGCCCTCGACACCCGCGTCGTGAACGAGACGAACGACACCGTCGTCTTCGAGGCGACGTCGCCCGGCGCGTCGACGTTCGTCGTCGGCGTCCCCGAGACCGACGCGGCGCAGGCCGTCACCGCGACACCGTCACCCGAGCAGACGACGGCCGTGTCGGTGTCCGAACCGACGACGACGCCGGAGCAGACCACGACGCCGACGACACCCTCGACGGCGACGTCGATGGCGACGACGGACACGAGCGCGCCCGGATTCGGTATCGTCGCTGCTGTCGTCGCCGTCGCACTGACGATATTCGTCCGGCGCACACGCACACGGGAATGA
- a CDS encoding FxsA family protein, protein MPRTRWLIASLLLIPLSDALLLVVVSDFIGWKATVALVVLTGLVGMLLVRAEGRHTLRTLQRKVQTGDLPTNELMDGALLIAAGAFLLTPGLVTDTIGFLLAVPVTRYPIREVLKRFVVKPYLDKRMEGFVSGNVWTAGFPQEEFGGPGGPGGSSGSGQSGDFVDVDGGTVNDDNR, encoded by the coding sequence ATGCCGCGTACGCGCTGGCTCATCGCGTCCCTCCTGCTCATTCCGCTGTCAGACGCGCTGTTGCTCGTGGTCGTCTCGGACTTCATCGGGTGGAAAGCCACCGTCGCGCTCGTCGTGTTGACGGGTCTCGTCGGGATGCTCTTGGTCCGCGCCGAGGGTCGACACACTCTCCGAACGCTCCAGCGGAAGGTCCAGACCGGCGACCTCCCGACGAACGAACTGATGGACGGCGCGCTGCTCATCGCGGCCGGCGCGTTCTTGCTCACGCCGGGGCTCGTCACCGACACCATCGGCTTCCTCCTCGCCGTGCCGGTGACGCGCTACCCCATCAGAGAGGTACTCAAACGGTTCGTCGTCAAGCCGTACCTCGACAAGCGGATGGAGGGATTCGTCTCCGGGAACGTCTGGACGGCCGGCTTCCCACAGGAGGAGTTCGGCGGGCCCGGTGGTCCGGGCGGGTCGTCCGGTTCGGGTCAATCTGGAGACTTCGTCGACGTCGACGGCGGCACCGTGAACGACGACAACCGGTGA
- a CDS encoding DUF7096 domain-containing protein: MRRSLSTLCALLVVVAALPMSTPLVGAADADGVDRRPAAQVQPIPGQNSTSVLLLTGETTSGYAQSSMDLAPAVTATRGAVGIQLRERIVRERLQDASTVDRRRQVLRQETERLAVDVEALERTERQALARYERGESSAEELLRTLAAVDAEARQADQLVSLLQDEVSQVQFLSSTEDRLQSLQVRLAMLHGPVREHARAVFRGEAASTRIHVSVADEGVALAAIRGNTYIREANVPANIDVTASDGFSSESEVIDRIGTLYPWAWTSDTSSVRTYTNFENGFYRINVDHTHGRLTSYLDGSTQSVFSEVQYKSLSRMPTGQPTSAEANGTTLRVNQSFGGGPVQVTARATSTDQPVDGTVYVDDERVGQTSGGRLWLVGPTSQYEVTLETDAGNVTVTAQPVSQPQPQPQS, from the coding sequence ATGCGACGGTCCCTCAGCACCCTCTGTGCCCTCCTCGTCGTCGTCGCCGCCCTCCCGATGTCGACACCCCTGGTCGGTGCCGCTGACGCCGACGGGGTGGACAGGCGTCCGGCGGCACAGGTCCAGCCCATCCCCGGACAGAACTCCACGAGCGTCCTCCTGCTCACCGGCGAGACCACGTCGGGGTACGCCCAGTCGTCGATGGACCTCGCGCCGGCGGTGACGGCGACCCGCGGAGCTGTGGGTATCCAGCTTCGTGAACGCATCGTCCGCGAGCGACTCCAGGACGCCTCGACGGTCGACCGTCGTCGCCAGGTGCTCAGACAGGAGACCGAGCGACTCGCCGTGGACGTCGAGGCGCTCGAACGGACGGAACGACAGGCGCTCGCCCGGTACGAGCGCGGCGAGAGTTCGGCCGAAGAGCTCCTCCGGACGCTCGCCGCGGTCGACGCCGAGGCTCGACAGGCCGACCAGCTCGTCTCGCTCCTCCAGGACGAGGTCTCACAGGTACAGTTCCTCTCCTCGACCGAGGACCGCCTGCAGTCGCTACAGGTCAGACTGGCGATGCTCCACGGCCCCGTCCGGGAACACGCGCGAGCGGTCTTCCGCGGCGAAGCCGCCTCGACACGCATCCACGTCTCGGTCGCCGACGAGGGGGTCGCACTCGCGGCCATCCGCGGAAACACCTACATCAGGGAGGCGAACGTCCCCGCGAACATCGACGTGACCGCTTCCGACGGGTTCAGTTCGGAGAGCGAGGTCATCGACCGCATCGGGACGCTGTACCCGTGGGCGTGGACGAGCGACACCTCCTCGGTTCGGACGTACACCAACTTCGAGAACGGCTTCTACCGGATCAACGTCGACCACACCCACGGTCGGCTGACGAGCTACCTCGACGGCAGCACCCAGAGCGTCTTCAGCGAGGTCCAGTACAAGTCACTGAGCCGCATGCCAACCGGCCAGCCCACCTCGGCCGAGGCGAACGGGACGACCCTACGGGTGAACCAGAGCTTCGGAGGCGGTCCGGTGCAGGTCACCGCGAGGGCGACGTCGACCGACCAGCCCGTCGACGGCACCGTCTACGTCGACGACGAGCGCGTCGGTCAGACGAGCGGCGGCCGACTCTGGCTGGTCGGCCCCACGAGCCAGTACGAGGTGACGCTCGAAACCGACGCGGGCAACGTCACCGTGACGGCCCAGCCCGTCTCGCAACCGCAACCACAACCGCAATCGTAA
- a CDS encoding SDR family NAD(P)-dependent oxidoreductase encodes MPSLSNTTALVTGASRGVGRGIALALGDAGATVYVTGRSVDADRTDDLPGTVDETAEAITERGGRGIAVQCDHTDDQQVEALFDRIDRDRDRGEVGALDLLVNNVWGGYEGYGESFDDPFWEQSVETWDRMFDAGVRAHFTASRLAVPRLLDAVESNGGLVVTVSSGHGGRYRGNVPYDVSKTATERLTRAMAYDLRDAPVSTVAVQPGFTRTERVLDAIGDDPEALAETESPLYTGRAVVALAADSRVAEKSGGVFRVGELAREYGFTDVDGSQPAPFDLPGDPL; translated from the coding sequence ATGCCCTCGCTCTCGAACACGACCGCGCTCGTCACCGGTGCCTCCCGCGGCGTCGGCCGCGGCATCGCCCTCGCGCTCGGCGACGCGGGCGCGACGGTGTACGTCACCGGTCGCAGCGTCGACGCCGACCGCACCGACGACCTGCCCGGGACCGTCGACGAGACAGCCGAGGCGATCACGGAACGCGGCGGCCGCGGTATCGCCGTCCAGTGCGACCACACCGACGACCAGCAGGTCGAAGCCCTGTTCGACCGCATCGACCGGGACCGCGACCGCGGGGAGGTTGGCGCGCTGGACCTGCTCGTCAACAACGTCTGGGGCGGCTACGAGGGCTACGGCGAGTCGTTCGACGACCCGTTCTGGGAGCAGTCGGTCGAGACGTGGGACCGCATGTTCGACGCCGGCGTCCGCGCGCACTTCACCGCCTCGCGGCTCGCCGTCCCCCGACTACTCGATGCGGTCGAGTCGAACGGTGGGCTCGTCGTCACTGTCTCCTCGGGCCACGGCGGTCGCTACCGGGGGAACGTCCCGTACGACGTCTCCAAGACCGCGACCGAACGACTCACGAGGGCGATGGCGTACGACCTCCGCGACGCCCCTGTCTCCACCGTCGCCGTCCAGCCGGGATTCACGCGGACCGAACGCGTCCTCGACGCTATCGGCGACGACCCCGAGGCGCTGGCCGAGACCGAGTCGCCGCTGTACACGGGACGGGCCGTGGTCGCACTCGCGGCCGACTCCAGGGTGGCGGAGAAATCCGGCGGCGTCTTCCGCGTCGGCGAACTCGCCCGCGAGTACGGCTTCACCGACGTCGACGGTTCTCAGCCCGCGCCGTTCGACCTCCCGGGCGACCCGCTTTGA
- a CDS encoding DUF7827 domain-containing protein, with translation MHPSRALVAAVCATVLVSVLSLAAVPPVSAAPGSGFGAESYEQQAGDVVAVDLSVPSGSTVSLVVGGPGYHARATVVDVNDDGFVVVRVNTFAAGWQATERVAYDAVGADRVAHVVRESPRRSAPLATGPYALALQGPVEDRARLDLTAATFDAAVPSVAPRDAHPAGPTDVASLPSNGTAAAGDWAVVTFHASGIGGVARLDDAPAANLVYATESAPNAESTHVVRHTLATNDTPATLTVDYDAGDGGVPSDLAGVSRETLAVGYDRDGDGDIDVDLVPAVSHVTLPREGRVTVSFAEAPPATAGDVLVVRLPVTNPDRSGADAVAVTVDDRRTVGTVEYGLVGSGALGNGLDLRLAPVDANGSVGDARPVSPAVHEVFADSDRDTLSVVFDTTLLDRGTYAATLSLTPANPRVSTARTLTTTFTVVERRVTLVRPASTFAVDAPTVPVEVTTTLAPGSELTLHVSSESAPNVLQVYVLTVEADRTASVDVTLTERLAGSEVRFVVRENGRPVAGPHVGRPA, from the coding sequence ATGCACCCCTCCCGCGCGCTCGTGGCCGCCGTGTGCGCCACGGTTCTCGTGAGCGTCCTGTCCCTCGCGGCGGTCCCGCCCGTCTCGGCCGCGCCCGGAAGCGGGTTCGGCGCCGAGAGCTACGAACAGCAGGCGGGCGACGTCGTCGCTGTCGACCTCTCGGTCCCGAGCGGGTCGACGGTGTCGCTCGTCGTCGGTGGCCCCGGGTACCACGCCCGAGCGACGGTCGTCGACGTGAACGACGACGGGTTCGTCGTCGTCCGCGTGAACACGTTCGCCGCCGGGTGGCAGGCGACGGAACGCGTCGCGTACGACGCCGTCGGCGCCGACCGTGTCGCCCACGTCGTCCGCGAGTCTCCGAGGCGGTCCGCGCCGCTGGCGACGGGGCCGTACGCGCTCGCACTCCAGGGGCCCGTCGAGGACCGCGCGCGCCTCGACCTCACGGCGGCCACGTTCGACGCGGCAGTACCGTCCGTCGCTCCGCGCGACGCCCATCCGGCAGGACCGACAGACGTCGCGAGCCTCCCGTCGAACGGGACGGCCGCCGCCGGCGACTGGGCGGTCGTGACGTTCCACGCGAGCGGCATCGGCGGCGTCGCGCGCCTCGACGACGCGCCTGCAGCGAACCTCGTCTACGCGACGGAGAGCGCCCCGAACGCGGAGTCGACGCACGTCGTCCGCCACACCCTCGCGACGAACGACACCCCCGCGACCCTGACGGTCGACTACGACGCCGGCGACGGCGGCGTGCCGAGCGACCTCGCGGGCGTCTCCCGCGAGACGCTCGCAGTGGGCTACGACCGCGACGGGGACGGCGATATCGACGTCGACCTCGTGCCCGCAGTCTCACACGTGACCCTCCCCCGCGAGGGTCGGGTCACCGTCTCGTTCGCCGAGGCGCCGCCCGCGACCGCCGGCGACGTCCTCGTGGTTCGACTCCCCGTGACGAACCCGGACCGTAGCGGCGCGGACGCCGTCGCGGTCACCGTCGACGACCGACGCACCGTGGGGACGGTCGAGTACGGCCTCGTCGGGAGCGGCGCGCTCGGGAACGGTCTCGACCTCCGCCTCGCGCCGGTCGACGCGAACGGAAGCGTCGGTGACGCTCGCCCGGTCTCGCCGGCGGTCCACGAGGTGTTCGCCGACAGCGACCGGGACACGCTCTCGGTGGTGTTCGACACCACGCTGCTCGACCGCGGCACGTACGCGGCGACGCTGTCCCTGACGCCGGCGAACCCCCGGGTGAGCACGGCGCGCACGCTCACGACCACGTTCACCGTGGTCGAACGACGGGTCACGCTCGTCCGTCCGGCGTCGACGTTTGCCGTCGACGCGCCGACCGTCCCCGTCGAGGTGACCACGACGCTCGCGCCCGGTTCCGAACTCACCCTCCACGTCTCCTCGGAGTCGGCCCCGAACGTCCTGCAGGTGTACGTGTTGACGGTCGAAGCCGACCGGACCGCGTCCGTCGACGTCACGCTGACCGAGCGACTCGCGGGCTCGGAGGTCCGGTTCGTCGTCCGCGAGAACGGTCGCCCCGTCGCCGGGCCCCACGTCGGGCGCCCCGCGTAA
- a CDS encoding PGF-CTERM sorting domain-containing protein, which yields MNDAQDYINLTINDNGGAGSEAVRVSFDADVGAPDATGSFAVRADVDNNNDGTLESDGVQFETLTLTTERSISSGGTVYLGEEDVDLTSFSGVSAGSSSTFTGVSGDADGSTASVNDGAFADITAANNFETGGYNVSGNSDGRADFFVVEPQVTDLTIYSGAGTGGADVTDGSIVTDTDTITVEADWNFDEAENVSITIEDEDGLEVQSQLTSNTGLLEIGESGGNVELSDVDDLDTGEYTVTVEGEDDLDSASRSATFTIRDESQSISLSESTATQGDNVVATVTGTPGTYGLLRIEQGDTDDLEAGNANASQVFANTGDVQGRFGTDDLAGDQDEDYVGVVVDMDDEGEAQVRILTSDLDTTTLDVEFVEMDSADTNTGTLQTAFNASADDSAELTVQERSINISSAPSVVRIGEEFTVEGTAPESDTVKAYARIDQNYVPLVDEDGDFSEDDVDSNGEFSLDIDSGSNISLPDSYRIAVVADPVDDDGTDYLAAGNQGDEIDTDTYSEFDTKETVTIRTVEGDLTAQVSSNTIAANVGDEVTLSGTALGQGDSVRVYLIGPRGNFLDAAGNSQDAEEIDIDEEEFEEDYDAFSNRGQYTFIVVGQGRDGDYASDYGFGGDALQSDLTPQQAVAIVNDEYTGAGVDDQIVELTISAENPQLSIDDFTTNGQVAQGEVTVSGTSNREDGTTVFVEVLGQNENVIASDEAEVNGSTGEWSTTIDMSDVETGTYTLRADDDEASASLEFELVESVSTPTEEPTPTEEPTEEPTDEPTATEEPTATEEPATEEPATEEPATETSTPGFGVIVALIALIAAALLAVRRD from the coding sequence GTGAACGACGCGCAGGATTACATCAACCTCACCATCAACGACAATGGTGGTGCTGGCTCCGAGGCAGTTCGTGTTAGCTTCGACGCTGACGTCGGCGCGCCCGACGCGACGGGAAGCTTCGCCGTAAGGGCCGATGTCGACAATAACAACGACGGCACTCTCGAGAGTGACGGCGTGCAGTTCGAGACGCTCACGCTCACTACCGAGCGTTCCATCTCCTCTGGTGGTACGGTCTACCTCGGTGAGGAAGACGTCGACCTGACGTCTTTCTCGGGCGTCTCCGCCGGTAGCTCGTCTACCTTCACGGGCGTCAGCGGCGACGCCGACGGTTCGACGGCATCCGTCAACGACGGTGCCTTCGCCGACATCACGGCCGCGAACAACTTCGAGACCGGCGGCTACAACGTCTCGGGTAACTCCGACGGCCGCGCCGACTTCTTCGTCGTCGAGCCGCAGGTCACTGACCTGACGATCTACTCCGGCGCCGGTACGGGTGGCGCGGACGTCACGGACGGTTCGATCGTCACCGACACGGACACCATCACCGTCGAGGCCGACTGGAACTTCGACGAGGCCGAGAACGTCTCGATCACCATCGAGGACGAGGACGGCCTCGAGGTCCAGTCGCAGCTCACCTCGAACACCGGTCTCCTCGAGATCGGTGAGTCCGGTGGCAACGTCGAACTCTCGGACGTCGATGATCTCGACACGGGCGAGTACACCGTCACGGTCGAGGGTGAGGACGACCTCGACAGCGCGTCGCGCAGCGCGACGTTCACCATCCGCGACGAATCGCAGAGCATCTCGCTGAGCGAATCGACCGCCACGCAGGGCGACAACGTCGTCGCCACGGTCACCGGCACGCCCGGAACGTACGGTCTCCTCCGCATCGAGCAGGGTGACACCGACGACCTCGAGGCTGGCAACGCGAACGCGAGCCAGGTCTTCGCCAACACCGGCGACGTCCAGGGCCGCTTCGGCACTGACGACCTCGCTGGCGACCAGGACGAGGACTACGTCGGCGTTGTCGTCGACATGGACGACGAGGGTGAAGCGCAGGTCCGTATCCTGACGTCCGACCTCGACACGACGACGCTCGACGTCGAGTTCGTCGAGATGGACAGCGCGGACACCAACACCGGCACGCTCCAGACAGCGTTCAACGCGAGCGCTGACGACTCCGCGGAGCTGACGGTCCAGGAGCGGTCGATCAACATCTCGTCCGCCCCGAGCGTCGTCCGCATCGGTGAGGAGTTCACCGTCGAGGGAACTGCTCCCGAGTCGGACACGGTCAAGGCGTACGCGCGCATCGACCAGAACTACGTCCCGCTCGTTGACGAGGACGGCGACTTCTCCGAGGACGACGTCGACTCGAACGGCGAGTTCTCGCTCGACATCGACTCGGGTAGCAACATCAGCCTGCCCGACTCGTACCGCATCGCGGTCGTCGCCGACCCCGTCGACGACGACGGCACGGACTACCTGGCCGCCGGTAACCAGGGCGACGAGATAGACACGGACACCTACAGCGAGTTCGACACGAAGGAGACCGTCACGATCCGCACCGTCGAGGGCGACCTCACGGCGCAGGTCTCCTCGAACACGATCGCCGCGAACGTCGGTGACGAGGTCACGCTGTCGGGCACCGCGCTCGGCCAGGGTGACTCGGTCCGCGTCTACCTGATCGGTCCGCGCGGGAACTTCCTCGACGCTGCCGGCAACTCCCAGGACGCTGAGGAGATCGACATCGACGAGGAAGAGTTCGAAGAGGACTACGACGCGTTCAGCAACCGCGGTCAGTACACGTTCATCGTCGTCGGCCAGGGCCGCGACGGTGACTACGCGTCTGACTACGGCTTCGGTGGCGACGCCCTGCAGTCGGACCTCACGCCGCAGCAGGCAGTCGCGATCGTCAACGACGAGTACACGGGTGCTGGCGTTGACGACCAGATCGTCGAGCTGACGATCTCCGCGGAGAACCCGCAGCTCTCGATCGACGACTTCACCACGAACGGGCAGGTTGCCCAGGGTGAGGTCACCGTCTCGGGTACCTCGAACCGCGAGGACGGCACGACCGTCTTCGTCGAGGTCCTCGGCCAGAACGAGAACGTGATCGCCTCGGACGAGGCTGAGGTCAACGGTTCGACCGGCGAATGGTCGACCACGATCGACATGTCGGACGTCGAGACGGGCACGTACACGCTGCGTGCTGACGACGACGAGGCTTCGGCCTCGCTCGAGTTCGAGCTCGTCGAGTCGGTGAGCACGCCGACCGAGGAGCCGACGCCGACCGAAGAGCCGACCGAGGAGCCGACTGACGAGCCGACCGCGACCGAGGAGCCCACGGCGACTGAGGAGCCGGCGACCGAGGAGCCGGCGACCGAGGAGCCGGCGACGGAAACGTCGACGCCCGGCTTCGGTGTCATCGTCGCGCTCATCGCGCTCATCGCCGCGGCACTGCTCGCAGTCCGCCGCGACTAA